A single Saccharomyces paradoxus chromosome II, complete sequence DNA region contains:
- a CDS encoding IMP dehydrogenase, whose translation MAAIKDYKTALQFAKSLPRLDGLSVQELMDSKIRGGLTYNDFLILPGLVDFASSEVSLQTKLTRNITLNIPLVSSPMDTVTESEMAIFMALSGGIGFIHHNCTPEDQADMVRRVKNYENGFINNPIVISPTTTVGEAKSMKKKYGFAGFPVTEDGKRNAKLVGVITSRDIQFVEDDSLLVQDVMTKNPVTGAQGITLSEGNEILKKIKKGRLLIVDEKGKLVSMLSRTDLMKNQNYPLASKSANTKQLLCGASIGTMDADKERLRLLVKAGLDVVILDSSQGNSIFQLNMLKWVKESFAGLEVIAGNVVTREQAANLIAAGADGLRIGMGTGSICITQEVMACGRPQGTAVYNVCEFANQFGVPCMADGGVQNIGHITKALALGSSTVMMGGMLAGTTESPGEYFYQDGKRLKAYRGMGSIDAMQKTGTKGNASTSRYFSEFDSVLVAQGVSGAVVDKGSIKKFIPYLYNGLQHSCQDIGCRSLTVLKKNVQSGKVRFEFRTASAQLEGGVNNLHSYEKRLHN comes from the coding sequence ATGGCCGCTATTAAAGACTACAAGACCGCACTGCAATTTGCCAAGAGCCTTCCAAGACTGGATGGTTTGTCTGTGCAGGAATTGATGGACTCCAAGATCAGAGGTGGGTTGACTTAtaacgattttttgatcttaCCAGGTTTAGTCGATTTTGCGTCCTCTGAAGTTAGCCTACAGACTAAGCTGACCAGGAATATCACTTTAAACATTCCATTGGTTTCCTCTCCAATGGACACTGTGACAGAATCGGAAATGGCCATCTTTATGGCTCTGTCGGGTGGTATCGGTTTCATTCACCATAACTGTACGCCCGAGGACCAAGCTGACATGGTCAGAAGGGTCAAGAACTATGAAAATGGGTTTATTAACAACCCTATTGTGATTTCTCCAACAACCACCGTTGGTGAAGCTAAGAgcatgaagaaaaagtatggATTTGCAGGCTTCCCTGTCACGGAAGATGGCAAGAGAAATGCAAAGTTGGTGGGAGTCATCACTTCTCGTGATATACAGTTCGTTGAGGACGACTCCTTACTCGTTCAGGATGTCATGACCAAGAACCCTGTTACCGGTGCACAAGGTATCACGTTATCGGAAGGCAACGAGattctaaagaaaatcaaaaagggtaGGCTATTGattgttgatgaaaaggGTAAGTTAGTTTCTATGCTTTCCAGAACtgatttaatgaagaatcaaaacTACCCATTAGCGTCCAAATCTGCCAACACCAAGCAATTGCTATGTGGTGCTTCCATTGGTACTATGGACgctgataaagaaagactAAGATTATTGGTCAAAGCCGGCTTGGATGTCGTCATATTGGATTCATCCCAAGGCAACtctattttccaattgaacATGCTCAAGTGGGTCAAAGAGAGTTTCGCAGGTCTGGAAGTCATCGCTGGTAACGTTGTGACCAGGGAACAAGCTGCCAATTTGATTGCTGCCGGTGCGGATGGTTTGAGAATCGGTATGGGAACTGGCTCTATTTGTATCACTCAAGAAGTTATGGCTTGTGGTAGGCCACAAGGTACAGCGGTCTACAACGTGTGTGAATTTGCTAACCAGTTCGGTGTTCCATGTATGGCTGATGGTGGTGTTCAAAACATCGGTCACATTACCAAGGCGTTGGCTCTTGGATCTTCTACTGTTATGATGGGTGGTATGTTGGCTGGTACTACGGAATCACCAGGTGAGTATTTCTATCAAGATGGTAAAAGATTGAAGGCGTACCGTGGTATGGGTTCCATTGACGCCATGCAAAAGACTGGTACTAAAGGGAATGCATCTACGTCTCGTTacttttcagaatttgaCAGCGTTTTGGTTGCACAGGGTGTCTCCGGCGCTGTCGTTGACAAAGGATCcattaagaaatttattccgTACTTGTACAATGGATTACAACATTCTTGCCAAGACATTGGCTGTAGGTCGTTAACtgtattaaagaagaatgtcCAGAGCGGTAAAGTTagatttgaattcagaACGGCTTCTGCTCAACTAGAAGGTGGTGTTAATAACTTACATTCTTACGAAAAGCGTTTACATAACTGA